The following are encoded together in the Bacillus cereus group sp. RP43 genome:
- a CDS encoding DUF4003 family protein, whose protein sequence is MEYTYNNREELEIGVNTMITLEQKLEQYKHTYVQLKGELKWKTSDSRTGIMIAAMYAGSDKLFDLGRFLEISSYIKNQVGMFSYLKSYHRFVVAATLDIHFTDYKKAFRKFLDLYEQLVTGGFSRSIFTYLAAAVLLTEENEQYGTHIQRSMQVYKRMKKDHLFLTSTNDYPLAVLLAGQSENVETLMDRVERLYQKLATAGLRKGNDLQFLSHILSLKKDVREEILVAECTNIWNLLKQEKVKVKQMHYPAIGLLALLEDGEKEIHSIRAFIEKLQGDKLFRWHTDTNILIAIQLFVSQKGEESKATNTGLQTMIEVLIQAQQAAMMATIAASSAATSSVSSSS, encoded by the coding sequence ATGGAATATACGTATAATAATAGAGAAGAACTAGAAATAGGGGTGAATACTATGATTACATTAGAACAAAAGTTGGAGCAATATAAACATACATATGTACAGTTAAAGGGAGAACTAAAATGGAAAACGAGTGATTCTCGAACAGGAATAATGATTGCTGCTATGTATGCAGGTAGTGATAAATTGTTTGATCTCGGACGTTTTTTAGAAATTAGTAGTTATATTAAGAATCAGGTAGGGATGTTTTCATACTTAAAGTCTTATCATCGTTTTGTAGTGGCCGCAACATTAGATATTCACTTTACAGATTACAAGAAAGCTTTTCGGAAGTTTTTAGATTTATATGAACAATTGGTCACTGGTGGCTTTAGCCGGAGTATATTTACTTATCTCGCAGCAGCTGTGCTTTTAACAGAAGAAAATGAACAGTATGGCACACACATTCAGCGTTCGATGCAAGTATATAAACGCATGAAAAAGGATCACCTCTTTCTTACAAGTACAAATGATTATCCGCTCGCGGTTTTATTAGCAGGACAATCAGAGAATGTAGAAACACTTATGGACCGAGTGGAACGTCTTTATCAGAAACTAGCGACAGCTGGCTTGCGTAAAGGGAATGATCTTCAATTTTTGAGTCATATTCTCTCACTAAAGAAGGATGTCAGGGAAGAAATATTAGTTGCAGAATGCACAAATATATGGAATTTGTTAAAGCAAGAAAAGGTAAAAGTAAAACAGATGCATTACCCAGCTATCGGGCTACTAGCGTTACTAGAGGACGGAGAAAAAGAGATTCATTCTATTCGAGCATTTATTGAAAAATTGCAGGGGGATAAATTATTCCGTTGGCATACAGATACAAATATTCTTATTGCTATTCAACTGTTCGTAAGTCAGAAAGGTGAGGAAAGTAAAGCTACCAACACAGGTTTACAAACAATGATAGAAGTCCTCATACAAGCACAACAGGCAGCCATGATGGCAACGATTGCCGCTTCATCTGCAGCAACATCTTCTGTTAGTAGTAGTTCATGA
- a CDS encoding DUF817 family protein, whose amino-acid sequence MFYVKQLLHFTYEQALSCLFPVFIFLTLALSKIISIPGLYRYDFILIVCLLMQWVMYKTGLETKDELKVITFFHLIGLLLEIYKVHFGSWSYPEEAYSKILGVPLYSGFMYASVASYICQAWRRLHLQMHHWPKAIFAIPLGAMIYFNFFTHHFLYDFRWVLTLILFIVFFRTFVEFSLRGITYKMPLVLSFFLIGFFIWIAENIATFFGAWQYPNQREAWNLVHLSKISSWFLLVVISIMIVTQLKHLKESKR is encoded by the coding sequence ATGTTTTATGTAAAACAACTACTACATTTTACTTATGAACAAGCGTTATCCTGTTTGTTCCCAGTCTTTATTTTTTTAACACTAGCCCTATCAAAAATCATTTCTATCCCAGGGTTATATCGCTATGATTTCATACTCATCGTATGTCTTCTTATGCAGTGGGTGATGTATAAGACGGGTCTTGAAACGAAAGACGAACTAAAAGTAATTACTTTCTTCCACCTCATCGGCCTTTTGCTAGAAATATATAAAGTACATTTCGGTTCATGGAGTTACCCCGAAGAGGCGTATTCGAAGATTTTGGGAGTTCCGCTTTACAGTGGTTTTATGTATGCAAGTGTTGCAAGTTACATATGCCAAGCGTGGAGAAGATTGCATTTACAAATGCATCATTGGCCGAAAGCTATTTTTGCAATACCTCTAGGAGCAATGATTTACTTTAATTTTTTTACACATCATTTTCTATATGACTTTAGATGGGTATTAACTTTAATTTTATTCATTGTTTTCTTTCGCACATTTGTGGAATTTTCCTTACGAGGCATTACATATAAAATGCCACTCGTTCTCTCCTTTTTCCTTATCGGTTTCTTTATTTGGATTGCAGAGAACATCGCAACATTTTTCGGAGCATGGCAATATCCAAATCAACGGGAAGCTTGGAATCTCGTTCACTTAAGCAAAATTAGCTCATGGTTTTTACTCGTTGTTATTAGCATTATGATTGTTACGCAACTCAAACATTTGAAGGAATCGAAAAGATAA
- a CDS encoding iron chelate uptake ABC transporter family permease subunit, translating to MLHKSTVHAGNNRWIHIKFISFMSLTILCLMGSIFLAVAFGAKDIHLQTVWAAVFDYNPKLTQHQIIYELRLPRVIGAAVVGAAFAVAGAVMQGVTRNPLADAGVLGINAGAMFVVALSFAFFPHMPYSYLMIVSFIGAVLSTVLIFIIGSATSGGLTPMRLTIAGAVMAALLHSLSSGIAIYYDLSQDLAFWFAGGVAGVKWEHLKLLVPIILITVVFATVLGRSISLISMGDDVATNLGVKTNRTRILGMIIVVILAGVSVSAVGSIGFLGLVIPHIARKLVGVNYRLIIPMSALLGAMLLVLADLGARTVNPPKELAIGIMVALVGVPFFLYIARKVGREL from the coding sequence ATGTTACATAAGTCTACTGTACATGCTGGCAATAATCGCTGGATACATATTAAGTTCATTTCTTTCATGAGCTTAACAATTTTATGCTTAATGGGGTCTATATTTTTAGCTGTTGCATTCGGTGCAAAGGATATTCATTTGCAAACGGTGTGGGCAGCGGTTTTTGATTACAATCCGAAATTAACGCAGCATCAAATTATTTATGAGCTAAGACTTCCAAGGGTGATTGGAGCGGCAGTTGTAGGTGCTGCTTTTGCAGTCGCTGGGGCTGTGATGCAAGGGGTAACACGAAATCCTTTAGCTGATGCAGGTGTGCTCGGAATAAATGCGGGTGCGATGTTTGTAGTAGCACTTAGTTTTGCTTTTTTCCCGCATATGCCGTATTCCTACTTAATGATTGTTTCCTTTATTGGAGCAGTTTTAAGTACCGTACTCATTTTTATTATCGGATCGGCAACATCAGGAGGGTTAACACCGATGAGGTTAACGATTGCTGGAGCAGTTATGGCAGCGCTTTTACACTCATTAAGTTCAGGTATTGCAATTTATTATGATTTAAGCCAAGATTTAGCGTTTTGGTTTGCCGGTGGTGTTGCGGGGGTTAAGTGGGAACACTTGAAACTTTTAGTGCCTATTATTCTCATAACGGTTGTTTTTGCGACAGTGCTAGGGCGATCTATTTCACTCATATCAATGGGGGATGATGTTGCTACGAATTTAGGTGTGAAAACGAACCGAACGAGAATACTTGGGATGATTATAGTAGTTATTCTTGCGGGTGTCTCTGTTTCAGCTGTTGGTTCTATTGGATTTTTAGGACTAGTCATCCCACATATTGCTAGAAAATTAGTTGGTGTTAATTATCGCCTTATTATTCCTATGTCAGCATTATTAGGAGCTATGTTATTGGTGTTAGCTGATTTAGGAGCAAGAACAGTAAATCCTCCTAAAGAACTTGCGATAGGGATTATGGTAGCTCTTGTTGGAGTTCCGTTCTTCCTCTATATAGCACGTAAAGTTGGGAGGGAGTTATAA
- a CDS encoding iron ABC transporter permease gives MKGLFNTDKKRAITVTTIFGCMGIAVILISLNTGTLSIAPLKVIQTLFGYGDFESATVLYDYRMPRIIITMLAGIGLGVSGAILQGLSRNALADPGILGLHSGASFGLIVFVTLFHSINESASILIPLFTFGGGVLAAFLIVLLASDRSKGLLPIRLILVGIAVSAGFSALSLFFSLKLNDETYTFASRWLVGNVWGRDWIHVLALLPWILILTPYAWLKSKTLNALSLGDSVAAGLGVSVQKERLLLLATAVGLSCASVSMAGGIGFIGLVSPHIARKLVGTTYQHFLPLAGIIGMIILVLADTIGRSVFEPNSIPAGVVVAALGAPYFLYLLTKTK, from the coding sequence GTGAAGGGTCTTTTTAACACGGATAAAAAGAGAGCTATTACTGTAACTACAATTTTCGGTTGTATGGGTATCGCTGTAATTTTAATTAGTTTAAATACAGGTACGCTGAGTATCGCACCGCTCAAAGTAATTCAAACGCTTTTTGGTTATGGTGATTTTGAGAGTGCGACAGTGCTGTACGATTATCGTATGCCAAGAATAATTATTACAATGTTAGCAGGAATTGGCCTTGGGGTTTCCGGTGCGATTTTGCAAGGGCTATCTCGTAATGCACTCGCAGATCCCGGTATTCTCGGATTACATTCGGGTGCATCTTTCGGGCTTATTGTATTCGTTACGCTCTTTCATTCTATTAATGAGAGTGCATCGATTTTAATACCGTTATTTACATTTGGCGGAGGAGTGTTAGCTGCATTTCTTATTGTTTTGCTTGCGAGTGATCGGTCAAAAGGTTTACTTCCCATTAGACTTATTCTGGTTGGTATTGCAGTTTCAGCTGGTTTTAGTGCACTTTCATTATTTTTCTCGCTCAAGTTAAATGATGAGACGTATACATTCGCTTCTAGATGGTTAGTTGGTAACGTGTGGGGAAGAGATTGGATTCATGTCCTAGCATTATTACCTTGGATTTTGATACTAACTCCGTACGCATGGCTGAAATCTAAAACGTTAAATGCACTGTCCCTAGGTGATAGTGTAGCAGCAGGACTTGGTGTTTCTGTTCAAAAAGAACGATTACTACTTTTAGCTACGGCGGTCGGATTATCTTGTGCAAGTGTATCGATGGCAGGAGGGATTGGTTTTATCGGTCTAGTTTCTCCGCATATCGCAAGAAAGTTAGTAGGTACTACATATCAACATTTCCTTCCGTTAGCTGGCATTATTGGAATGATTATTTTAGTACTCGCAGATACGATAGGTCGTTCTGTATTCGAGCCAAACTCTATTCCAGCTGGTGTAGTAGTAGCGGCTTTAGGAGCGCCGTATTTTCTTTATTTACTTACAAAAACAAAATAA
- a CDS encoding iron-hydroxamate ABC transporter substrate-binding protein, which produces MKKKLSILFSIMCILVLAACGQSKPNEEATKKTEKSNDPKIASMSIHLTNDLLALGITPVGSVIGGDLKDFLPHAKEQLKDTKKLGVATDPNMEALLQLKPTEIYVDEKYAGKDLAKYEKIATTHSFNLDEGTWRDHLKEVGKLVNREKEAEKYIQDYEEQTKRVKSLIDKELGNNEKVMAIRVTAKELRVFSTKRPMGPILFQDLGLQPANGVEKIDGNRPFEVISQEVLPDFDADAIFVVVNRDDKAKAAFKQLQETPIWKDLKAVKDKHVYIINDQPWLDYSALGNKMAMDEAEKMFTK; this is translated from the coding sequence ATGAAAAAGAAACTTTCCATTTTATTTAGCATTATGTGTATTTTAGTATTAGCAGCATGTGGTCAATCGAAACCTAATGAAGAGGCAACTAAAAAAACGGAAAAAAGTAATGACCCAAAAATTGCTTCAATGTCTATTCACTTAACAAATGATTTACTTGCATTAGGAATTACACCAGTAGGTTCTGTTATTGGTGGAGATTTAAAAGATTTCTTACCACACGCAAAAGAGCAGTTGAAAGATACGAAGAAACTTGGCGTTGCAACAGATCCAAACATGGAAGCGTTACTTCAATTAAAGCCAACTGAAATTTATGTTGATGAAAAATATGCTGGCAAAGATTTAGCGAAATACGAAAAAATTGCAACAACACATTCTTTCAATTTAGATGAAGGTACGTGGAGAGATCATTTAAAAGAAGTAGGTAAACTTGTAAACCGTGAGAAAGAAGCGGAAAAGTATATTCAAGATTACGAAGAGCAGACAAAACGAGTGAAAAGTTTAATAGATAAAGAGTTAGGTAATAATGAAAAAGTAATGGCAATTCGCGTTACTGCAAAAGAATTACGTGTATTTAGTACGAAAAGACCGATGGGACCAATTTTATTCCAAGACTTAGGATTACAACCTGCAAATGGTGTGGAAAAAATTGATGGAAACCGTCCTTTCGAAGTCATTTCACAAGAAGTATTACCTGACTTTGATGCAGATGCGATTTTCGTTGTTGTAAACAGAGACGATAAAGCAAAAGCAGCATTTAAACAACTTCAAGAAACACCAATTTGGAAAGACTTAAAAGCTGTAAAAGATAAGCACGTATACATTATTAATGACCAACCATGGCTTGACTATTCTGCTTTAGGAAATAAAATGGCGATGGATGAAGCGGAGAAAATGTTTACGAAATAA
- a CDS encoding GNAT family N-acetyltransferase, with amino-acid sequence MTMNLFQNKTIKLSAIREADAEVMAMWQEDSEYLRNVDTDLAFPQSLHEIASDGLLKGRRSNSVSFMLRTVQDDRLIGFVAIHGIEWNNRTGLLAIGIGDANDRGKGYGREALHLILKYAFYEMNLHRIGLDVISYNKAAIALYKKMGFQMEGCMREAVQRDGKCFDRMIMGILRDEWIELQN; translated from the coding sequence ATGACGATGAATCTTTTTCAAAATAAAACTATTAAATTATCAGCTATTAGAGAAGCAGATGCTGAAGTAATGGCTATGTGGCAAGAGGATAGTGAATATTTAAGAAATGTAGATACAGACTTAGCATTCCCGCAATCGTTACATGAAATAGCGAGTGATGGGCTATTAAAGGGACGGAGATCCAATAGTGTTTCTTTCATGTTAAGAACAGTTCAAGATGATCGTTTAATTGGTTTTGTTGCAATTCACGGCATAGAGTGGAATAACAGAACAGGTTTATTAGCAATTGGTATAGGAGATGCAAATGATAGAGGAAAAGGATACGGGAGAGAAGCATTGCATCTTATATTAAAGTATGCTTTCTATGAAATGAATTTACACCGCATTGGCCTCGATGTTATTTCTTATAATAAAGCTGCCATTGCATTGTATAAAAAGATGGGTTTTCAGATGGAAGGGTGTATGAGAGAAGCAGTACAGCGAGATGGAAAGTGTTTTGATCGTATGATTATGGGGATATTGCGGGATGAATGGATAGAGCTGCAGAACTAG
- a CDS encoding DUF4440 domain-containing protein, which yields MEGLSSLRECLYQLEERLLKPEVRTSQKELKKILAADFFEFGSSGKVLYKNEDIDKNGIGVVKMTLSDFEVHPLSKDVALTTYRIFNEINNQHSLRSSIWKFREGRWQMYFHQGTPAKF from the coding sequence ATGGAAGGTTTATCTTCATTAAGAGAGTGTTTATACCAGCTAGAGGAACGATTACTTAAACCAGAGGTTCGCACATCTCAAAAGGAGCTTAAAAAGATACTTGCCGCTGATTTTTTTGAGTTTGGAAGTTCTGGTAAAGTTTTATATAAAAATGAGGATATCGATAAAAATGGAATTGGTGTGGTAAAAATGACTTTGAGTGATTTTGAAGTACATCCATTATCCAAAGATGTAGCATTAACTACTTATCGAATATTCAATGAAATAAATAATCAACACTCGTTACGTAGTTCGATATGGAAATTTAGAGAAGGAAGATGGCAAATGTATTTTCATCAAGGTACACCTGCTAAATTTTAG